One segment of Streptomyces sp. NBC_01463 DNA contains the following:
- a CDS encoding NAD(P)H-binding protein produces the protein MPITPTTPTTLVTGSRGRVGSALVRLLHRGGHSVRAASRHHNDLVLPAGVPSVACDLGDPATFAAALDGVGSVFLYAEPSRITDFLAAARTAGVGHIVLLSSSAVLAPDAATNPIAASHHAVEQALAGSPVTATLLRPGAFAGNAHQWAESFRSGRTVELPYPRSRTSPIDEADIAEAALAVLTDPRLQGAAYHLTGPASLTAAEQVALLAEAAGRPVTVETVSRDAWKKAVSPFMPEVIAEGLLDYWAATEKSPADVTGDLRKLTGRPARTFADWATGNAAAFRP, from the coding sequence GTGCCCATCACACCCACCACACCCACCACGCTCGTCACCGGCTCCCGCGGCCGCGTCGGCTCCGCGCTCGTCCGGCTCCTCCACCGAGGAGGCCACTCCGTGCGGGCCGCCTCCCGCCATCACAACGACCTCGTCCTGCCGGCCGGTGTCCCGTCCGTGGCCTGCGATCTCGGCGACCCCGCCACGTTCGCGGCCGCCCTCGACGGCGTCGGCTCCGTCTTCCTCTACGCCGAGCCGTCCCGCATCACCGACTTCCTCGCCGCCGCACGGACCGCCGGCGTCGGGCACATCGTCCTGCTCTCCTCCAGCGCGGTCCTCGCCCCCGACGCCGCGACCAACCCGATCGCGGCCTCCCACCACGCGGTGGAACAGGCCCTGGCCGGCTCGCCCGTCACCGCGACGCTGCTGCGCCCCGGCGCCTTCGCGGGCAACGCCCACCAGTGGGCGGAGTCCTTCCGGTCCGGCCGCACCGTCGAACTGCCCTACCCGCGCAGCCGGACCAGCCCCATCGACGAGGCCGACATCGCCGAGGCGGCGCTCGCCGTCCTCACCGACCCCCGCCTGCAGGGCGCGGCGTACCACCTGACCGGCCCCGCGTCCCTCACCGCCGCCGAGCAGGTCGCGCTCCTGGCCGAGGCGGCGGGCAGGCCCGTCACCGTCGAAACCGTCAGCAGGGACGCCTGGAAGAAGGCCGTGTCGCCCTTCATGCCGGAGGTGATCGCCGAGGGGCTGCTCGACTACTGGGCCGCCACCGAGAAGTCACCCGCCGATGTCACCGGCGACCTGCGGAAACTGACCGGCCGTCCGGCCCGTACGTTCGCCGACTGGGCCACCGGGAACGCCGCCGCCTTCCGCCCCTGA
- a CDS encoding MarR family transcriptional regulator, with protein sequence MPQKSPDPRRSALLAELSVTSRRYMAAYALFNQAVADHLRLHPTDLQCLNLLGLEAAPVTTGRIAELTGLTTGSATRLVDRLERAGYVTRARDTADRRRVLVETVPGRMAEFGAVWERLNGGWAAMFDAYDDDEVALLIAHMRRTVELSAVQIETLRDGDAG encoded by the coding sequence ATGCCGCAGAAGTCCCCCGACCCCCGCCGCAGCGCCCTGCTCGCCGAGCTGTCCGTCACCTCGCGCCGCTACATGGCCGCCTACGCGCTTTTCAACCAGGCCGTCGCCGACCACCTGCGGCTCCACCCCACCGATCTGCAGTGCCTCAACCTGCTCGGCCTGGAGGCCGCGCCCGTCACCACGGGCCGGATCGCCGAGCTGACCGGGCTCACCACGGGCTCGGCGACCCGGCTCGTCGACCGGCTTGAGCGGGCCGGCTATGTGACCCGCGCCCGGGACACGGCGGACCGGCGGCGGGTGCTCGTGGAGACCGTGCCCGGGCGGATGGCGGAGTTCGGGGCCGTCTGGGAGCGGCTGAACGGCGGCTGGGCCGCCATGTTCGACGCGTACGACGACGACGAGGTCGCGCTGCTCATCGCCCATATGCGCCGGACGGTGGAGCTGAGCGCGGTCCAGATCGAGACCCTGCGCGACGGCGACGCCGGTTAG
- a CDS encoding GNAT family N-acetyltransferase — protein sequence MERTTASSVRIEPWSEGDLELLRRANAPELMDHLGGPESEEQLIGRHGRYVALSADRTGRGRMFRIALPGEAEAVGTIGFWERTWQGQEVYETGWAVLAEFQGRGIASAATAAVVEQARAEHRHRYLHAYPSVANAPSNGVCRRAGFTLIGECEIEYPPGHPLLTNDWRLELHPGR from the coding sequence ATGGAGCGCACCACAGCATCATCCGTACGGATCGAGCCCTGGTCGGAGGGCGACCTGGAGCTCCTCCGCCGGGCCAACGCACCGGAGCTGATGGACCACCTCGGCGGCCCCGAGTCCGAGGAGCAGCTCATAGGGCGCCATGGCCGCTATGTGGCGCTGAGCGCGGACCGGACGGGCCGGGGCAGGATGTTCCGCATCGCCCTGCCCGGCGAGGCCGAGGCCGTGGGCACCATCGGCTTCTGGGAGCGCACCTGGCAGGGCCAGGAGGTGTATGAGACGGGGTGGGCGGTCCTCGCGGAGTTCCAGGGCCGCGGCATCGCGTCGGCGGCGACGGCGGCCGTGGTGGAGCAGGCCCGCGCCGAGCACCGGCACCGCTACCTGCACGCCTACCCGTCCGTGGCGAACGCCCCGTCGAACGGGGTGTGCCGCAGGGCGGGCTTCACCCTGATCGGTGAGTGCGAGATCGAGTACCCGCCGGGACATCCCCTGCTGACCAACGACTGGCGCCTGGAACTGCACCCGGGCCGCTGA
- a CDS encoding DUF3558 domain-containing protein has translation MHRSAPRLTRILACAAVPVMLVVAGCSSDSDGKKDDASSSSAAPDATKTEAAVAPAKFAELPDPCKAITAKTVKSLVPSAKTKSGTRGKTSDASARGGCSWNGLDDNGVKGSQYRWLDVSFTRFGSDQALGSGADRAGKDFTKQVAKAQAAEGAKKLVTAPVSAIGDQATKITYDLTKTGEDFKYATVVARTGNVVVTLNYNGAGYAGAKTPSGSDVLEGAEKAAKEAVAAVAAANGGGTASGSPKPSQSAGSADDDSDKDAGKTPAKASSKATAKTTRKATAKTSG, from the coding sequence ATGCACCGATCAGCTCCGCGACTCACCCGCATACTCGCCTGCGCCGCCGTCCCGGTGATGCTCGTCGTCGCCGGCTGCTCGTCGGACTCCGACGGCAAGAAGGACGACGCCTCGTCCTCGTCCGCCGCACCGGACGCGACGAAGACGGAGGCGGCGGTCGCGCCGGCGAAGTTCGCCGAGCTGCCCGACCCGTGCAAGGCGATCACCGCGAAGACGGTCAAGTCCCTGGTCCCCTCGGCCAAGACCAAGAGCGGCACCCGGGGCAAGACCAGTGACGCCTCCGCCCGCGGCGGCTGCTCCTGGAACGGCCTCGACGACAACGGCGTCAAGGGCTCCCAGTACCGCTGGCTCGACGTCTCCTTCACCCGCTTCGGCTCGGACCAGGCCCTGGGCAGCGGCGCCGACCGCGCCGGGAAGGACTTCACGAAGCAGGTCGCCAAGGCCCAGGCCGCCGAGGGCGCGAAGAAGCTCGTGACCGCACCCGTCAGCGCCATCGGCGACCAGGCGACCAAGATCACGTACGACCTCACCAAGACGGGTGAGGACTTCAAGTACGCGACGGTCGTCGCCCGTACGGGCAACGTCGTCGTCACCCTCAACTACAACGGTGCGGGCTACGCGGGCGCCAAGACCCCCTCGGGCTCCGACGTCCTGGAGGGCGCCGAGAAGGCCGCCAAGGAGGCCGTCGCCGCGGTCGCCGCCGCCAACGGGGGCGGAACGGCGAGCGGATCGCCGAAGCCGTCCCAGTCCGCCGGTTCCGCGGACGACGACTCGGACAAGGACGCGGGCAAGACACCCGCCAAGGCTTCCTCGAAGGCCACCGCCAAGACCACCCGCAAGGCGACCGCCAAGACCTCCGGCTGA
- a CDS encoding TetR family transcriptional regulator → MATRAPSTHRRSDATKAAILEAARERFAADGYERATIRSIARDANIDPSMVMRYYGNKEGLFAAVSVIDLRMPELGAVSGRHIGAVLVGHFLDRWERDDVLTALLRVGATNEAGAGRMRAVFAEQLGPVAAAVCPDPAEAPRRAALVTSQLLGMALARYVLRIEPAVSMDRDELIAWLAPVIQRYLTAGQP, encoded by the coding sequence ATGGCGACAAGAGCTCCCAGTACGCATCGCCGCTCCGATGCCACGAAGGCCGCGATCCTCGAAGCGGCCCGCGAGCGTTTCGCGGCCGACGGGTACGAGCGCGCCACCATCCGCTCCATCGCCCGTGACGCGAACATTGACCCGTCGATGGTGATGCGCTACTACGGGAACAAGGAGGGGCTGTTCGCCGCCGTTTCGGTGATCGACCTGCGGATGCCCGAGCTCGGGGCGGTGTCCGGCCGGCATATCGGCGCCGTTCTCGTCGGCCATTTCCTGGACCGCTGGGAGCGGGACGACGTGCTCACCGCCCTGCTCCGGGTCGGCGCCACCAATGAGGCCGGCGCCGGCCGGATGCGCGCCGTCTTCGCCGAGCAGCTCGGCCCGGTCGCCGCGGCGGTCTGCCCCGACCCCGCCGAGGCGCCACGCCGTGCCGCGCTCGTGACCTCGCAGCTCCTGGGCATGGCGCTCGCGCGCTACGTCCTGCGCATCGAGCCCGCGGTGTCGATGGACCGCGACGAGCTGATCGCCTGGCTCGCACCCGTCATCCAGCGCTATCTGACCGCCGGGCAGCCGTAG
- a CDS encoding helix-turn-helix domain-containing protein, translating into MSGPRSPRRDTRGIVDATELFTHVRFRRREPAPELRPYLEHYWLIDWDLPEPYASHLVPHPSVNLVFERYAGCGDEEGGFAEVSGIGLELFTQKLEGRGRVCGVQFRPGGFRPFAPDRPVSEWTGRRVPAPEVFEPPAPPSAVLDPEQEDARVAALDAYLLALGPEPDPQADRAMALVDLVRTDRTVRRVDDLAHAEGLSTRSLQRLFATYVGVGPKWVILRYRIHEALERAESDPEVDWAGLAADLGYSDQAHLVRDFTATVGVPPTLLSAR; encoded by the coding sequence ATGTCCGGCCCCCGAAGTCCCCGTCGCGACACCCGCGGCATCGTCGACGCCACCGAGCTGTTCACGCACGTGCGCTTCCGGCGCCGCGAGCCGGCCCCCGAGCTGCGCCCGTACCTGGAGCACTACTGGCTGATCGACTGGGACCTGCCCGAGCCGTACGCCTCCCATCTGGTCCCGCACCCCAGCGTCAACCTGGTCTTCGAGCGGTACGCCGGCTGCGGCGACGAGGAGGGCGGGTTCGCGGAGGTCTCGGGCATCGGGCTGGAGCTCTTCACGCAGAAGCTGGAGGGGCGGGGGCGCGTCTGCGGTGTGCAGTTCAGGCCCGGTGGCTTCCGGCCCTTCGCGCCGGACCGGCCGGTGTCGGAGTGGACCGGACGCCGGGTCCCCGCGCCCGAGGTGTTCGAGCCGCCCGCCCCGCCGTCGGCCGTACTGGATCCGGAGCAGGAGGACGCCCGGGTCGCGGCGCTCGACGCCTACCTGCTGGCGCTCGGCCCCGAGCCTGATCCGCAGGCCGACCGGGCGATGGCCCTCGTCGACCTGGTGCGCACCGACCGCACCGTCCGCCGCGTCGACGACCTGGCGCACGCCGAAGGCCTGTCGACGCGGTCGCTGCAACGGCTCTTCGCCACGTACGTGGGCGTCGGCCCCAAGTGGGTCATCCTCCGCTACCGCATCCACGAGGCCCTGGAACGCGCCGAATCGGACCCGGAGGTGGACTGGGCGGGTCTCGCCGCGGACCTCGGCTACAGCGACCAGGCCCACCTGGTCAGGGACTTCACGGCCACGGTGGGCGTACCTCCGACGCTGCTCAGCGCCCGCTGA
- a CDS encoding FAD-dependent monooxygenase has product MTSNSESTTGISTTPDTVDVLVVGAGPTGLLLAGDLAAQGLSVTVVERRRHEAGNVTRAFAVHARTLELLDTRGLADELVKTGTTLTGLRLFGRLGLDLSRLHTRFPFLLITPQYEVEHLLERRARTTGVDFRYGAELTDLDRTSGADTVTTTIRAADGTRTPLTARYVVGTDGVRSSVRQALGLPFPGESVIRSIVLADVRLTEEPASLLTVNGVGDAFAFIAPFGDGWYRVMGWDRTHQAADSDPVELDELRGIARRAFGTDFGMHDARWISRFHSDERQVPAYRVGRVFLAGDAAHVHSPAGGQGMNTGLQDAANLSWKLAAALRGHTAGTEALLDSYHAERHPVGTKVLRASGAIVRLAMARSPLQRTVRTLVTRALSVVRPASDRAIGMISGIGIAYPAPRGAHRLTGKRAPDLDLTEGRLHQLLAEGKFVLVTPAGVPTPTSPAPLLHTHWTGDRTTVLLVRPDGYIAWAGERTDPAALTAALTR; this is encoded by the coding sequence ATGACCAGCAACTCCGAATCCACCACCGGCATCAGCACCACCCCCGACACCGTCGACGTGCTCGTCGTGGGTGCGGGCCCCACCGGACTCCTGCTCGCCGGCGACCTCGCCGCCCAGGGCCTGTCGGTCACCGTCGTCGAGCGCCGGCGCCACGAGGCGGGAAACGTCACCCGGGCCTTCGCTGTCCACGCCCGCACGCTCGAACTGCTCGACACCCGCGGCCTCGCCGACGAGCTGGTCAAGACCGGCACCACACTGACCGGGCTCCGCCTCTTCGGCCGGCTCGGCCTCGACCTGTCGCGGCTGCACACCCGGTTCCCGTTCCTGCTGATCACTCCGCAGTACGAGGTGGAGCACCTGCTGGAGCGCCGCGCCCGCACCACCGGTGTCGACTTCCGGTACGGGGCGGAGCTGACGGACCTGGACCGGACGTCCGGCGCGGACACGGTCACCACCACGATCCGCGCCGCCGACGGCACCCGGACCCCGCTCACCGCCCGCTACGTCGTGGGCACCGACGGGGTGCGCAGCTCGGTGCGCCAGGCCCTCGGACTCCCCTTCCCCGGCGAGTCGGTGATCCGGTCCATCGTCCTGGCCGACGTCAGGCTCACCGAGGAGCCGGCCTCCCTCCTGACGGTCAACGGAGTGGGGGACGCCTTCGCCTTCATCGCACCCTTCGGCGACGGCTGGTACCGCGTGATGGGCTGGGACCGCACCCACCAGGCGGCCGACAGCGACCCGGTCGAGCTGGACGAGCTCCGCGGGATCGCCCGGCGCGCGTTCGGCACCGACTTCGGGATGCACGACGCCCGCTGGATCTCCCGCTTCCACAGCGACGAGCGCCAGGTCCCGGCGTACCGGGTGGGACGCGTCTTCCTCGCCGGCGACGCCGCACACGTCCACTCGCCCGCGGGCGGCCAGGGCATGAACACCGGCCTCCAGGACGCCGCCAACCTCTCCTGGAAGCTGGCCGCCGCGCTGCGGGGGCACACGGCCGGCACCGAGGCGCTCCTGGACAGCTATCACGCCGAGCGCCACCCGGTCGGCACGAAGGTGCTCCGCGCCAGCGGCGCGATCGTCCGCCTCGCGATGGCCCGGAGCCCGCTCCAGCGCACCGTCAGGACGCTGGTCACCCGGGCACTGTCCGTCGTCCGCCCGGCCTCCGACCGCGCCATCGGCATGATCTCCGGCATCGGGATCGCCTACCCGGCACCGCGCGGCGCCCACCGGCTGACCGGGAAGCGCGCACCCGACCTCGACCTGACGGAGGGGCGCCTGCACCAGCTGCTGGCCGAGGGGAAGTTCGTGCTCGTCACCCCGGCCGGGGTACCCACGCCCACGTCACCGGCCCCGCTCCTGCACACCCACTGGACGGGTGACCGGACGACCGTCCTGCTGGTCCGCCCCGACGGCTACATCGCCTGGGCGGGCGAGCGGACCGACCCGGCGGCCCTGACGGCCGCGCTGACCCGATGA
- a CDS encoding DUF2637 domain-containing protein encodes MAAMQLTRTHRILIGLVVAGAVLIAAIGFAGSYAAVRELAQQKGFGNFSLVFPIGIDAGICVLLALDLLLTWLRIPFPLLRQTAWLLTAATIAFNGAAAWPDPLGVGMHAVIPVLFVVSVEAARHAVGRIADITADKHMEGVRLTRWLLSPVPTFRLWRRMKLWELRSYEQVIKLEQDRLIYQARLQARFGRNWRRKAPVESLMPLRLAKYGVPLADTGPAGLAAAGIEPALLPPAPAQAAVAQTGVVEPAAPQPELVGAHRQEQYAEPIPGEWAEEQQAPQPAEGPGSHESPWFAAQVPDGAYEGSYNPTYVEGLEPTPVMIPSGPGGRTRPLGNVGTIGAVPGPRNGQEQPTAEAAEAVAAQPQAQAQSQAQIPVQEQFPVQEPQPKPVVEAADEWAEEWAQEDAEFSEIAYEVFAAFVTQHSTYPSIEVLDIHLSDGHNVRHPRSAALLRQLIQGFKNRYHAELEADHIA; translated from the coding sequence GTGGCCGCGATGCAGCTGACACGCACGCACCGGATACTCATCGGGCTCGTGGTCGCCGGTGCGGTGCTCATCGCAGCGATCGGTTTCGCGGGCTCGTACGCCGCCGTGCGCGAGCTCGCCCAGCAGAAGGGCTTCGGCAACTTCTCGCTCGTCTTCCCGATCGGCATCGACGCCGGCATCTGCGTCCTGCTCGCGCTGGACCTGCTGCTGACGTGGCTGCGCATCCCGTTCCCGCTGCTGCGCCAGACGGCCTGGCTGCTGACCGCGGCGACGATCGCGTTCAACGGCGCGGCGGCCTGGCCCGACCCGCTCGGGGTCGGCATGCACGCCGTGATCCCGGTGCTGTTCGTCGTCTCCGTCGAGGCCGCCCGCCACGCGGTGGGCCGGATCGCCGACATCACGGCCGACAAGCACATGGAAGGGGTCCGCCTCACCCGCTGGCTCCTGTCCCCCGTGCCGACGTTCCGGCTGTGGCGCCGGATGAAGCTGTGGGAGCTGCGCTCCTACGAGCAGGTCATCAAGCTCGAACAGGACCGGCTGATCTACCAGGCCCGCCTCCAGGCCCGCTTCGGCCGCAACTGGCGCCGCAAGGCCCCCGTCGAGTCCCTGATGCCGCTCCGCCTCGCCAAGTACGGCGTCCCGCTCGCCGACACCGGCCCCGCCGGACTCGCCGCCGCGGGCATCGAACCCGCTCTGCTGCCCCCGGCCCCCGCGCAGGCCGCCGTCGCGCAGACCGGCGTCGTGGAGCCGGCCGCCCCGCAGCCCGAGCTCGTGGGCGCGCACCGGCAGGAGCAGTACGCCGAGCCGATTCCCGGGGAGTGGGCCGAGGAGCAGCAGGCCCCGCAGCCCGCCGAGGGCCCCGGTTCGCACGAGAGCCCGTGGTTCGCGGCGCAGGTCCCGGACGGGGCGTACGAGGGTTCGTACAACCCGACGTACGTCGAGGGTCTCGAACCCACCCCGGTCATGATCCCGTCGGGTCCGGGCGGCCGGACCAGGCCGCTGGGCAACGTCGGCACGATCGGCGCCGTCCCCGGCCCCCGCAACGGGCAGGAACAGCCGACCGCGGAGGCGGCCGAGGCCGTCGCGGCACAGCCCCAGGCGCAGGCGCAGTCCCAGGCGCAGATTCCGGTCCAGGAGCAGTTCCCGGTCCAGGAGCCGCAGCCGAAGCCCGTCGTCGAGGCCGCCGACGAGTGGGCCGAGGAGTGGGCGCAGGAGGACGCGGAGTTCAGCGAGATCGCGTACGAGGTCTTCGCCGCGTTCGTGACGCAGCACAGCACGTACCCCAGCATCGAGGTCCTCGACATACACCTGTCGGACGGCCACAACGTGCGGCACCCGCGCAGCGCCGCCCTGCTCCGCCAGCTGATCCAGGGCTTCAAGAACCGCTACCACGCGGAGCTGGAGGCCGACCACATCGCGTGA
- a CDS encoding RtcB family protein, producing the protein MSYVEVPGAKVPIRMWTDPASVEDVAMQQLRNVATLPWIKGLAVMPDVHFGKGATVGSVIAMHGAVCPAAVGVDIGCGMSAVKTSLTANDLPGDLSRLRSRIEQAIPVGRGMHQDPVDPGRLHGLAATDWDGFWERFDGIADAVKFRQERATKQMGTLGAGNHFVEFCLDEAGSVWLMLHSGSRNIGNELADFHIGQAQKLPHNQDLIDRDLAVFIADTPQMAAYRNDLFWAQEYAKHNRAVMMALFQDVVRKEFKKAKVAFEPVISCHHNYVSEERYDGMDLLVTRKGAIRAGSGDFGIIPGSMGTGSYIVKGLGNEKSFNSASHGAGRKMSRNAARRRFSTKDLEEQTRGVECRKDSGVVDEIPGAYKPIEKVIDQQRDLVEVVAKLKQVICVKG; encoded by the coding sequence ATGTCGTATGTAGAGGTACCGGGTGCGAAGGTTCCCATCCGGATGTGGACCGACCCGGCTTCGGTCGAGGACGTCGCGATGCAGCAGTTGCGCAACGTCGCCACCCTGCCCTGGATCAAGGGCCTGGCCGTGATGCCCGACGTCCACTTCGGCAAGGGCGCCACGGTGGGCTCGGTGATCGCGATGCACGGTGCGGTCTGCCCGGCGGCGGTGGGCGTGGACATCGGCTGCGGAATGTCCGCGGTGAAGACCTCACTGACCGCCAACGACCTGCCCGGGGACCTGTCGCGGCTCCGGTCGAGGATCGAGCAGGCCATTCCGGTGGGCCGCGGGATGCACCAGGACCCGGTGGACCCGGGCCGGCTGCACGGCCTCGCGGCGACCGACTGGGACGGCTTCTGGGAGCGGTTCGACGGCATCGCCGATGCGGTCAAATTCCGTCAGGAACGTGCCACAAAGCAGATGGGAACGCTCGGAGCGGGGAACCACTTCGTCGAATTCTGTCTCGACGAGGCCGGCTCGGTCTGGCTGATGCTGCACTCCGGGTCCCGGAACATCGGCAACGAACTGGCCGACTTCCACATCGGCCAGGCGCAGAAGCTTCCGCACAACCAGGACCTGATCGACCGTGACCTGGCCGTCTTCATCGCGGACACCCCGCAGATGGCGGCCTACCGCAACGACCTCTTCTGGGCGCAGGAGTACGCGAAGCACAACCGCGCGGTGATGATGGCGCTCTTCCAGGACGTGGTCCGCAAGGAGTTCAAGAAGGCCAAGGTGGCCTTCGAACCGGTCATCTCCTGTCACCACAACTACGTGTCGGAGGAGCGGTACGACGGCATGGACCTGCTGGTCACCCGAAAGGGGGCCATCCGGGCCGGCTCCGGTGACTTCGGGATCATCCCGGGCTCCATGGGCACCGGCTCGTACATCGTGAAGGGCCTCGGCAACGAGAAGTCCTTCAACTCGGCCTCGCACGGCGCGGGCCGGAAGATGAGCAGGAACGCCGCCAGGCGCCGCTTCTCGACGAAGGACCTGGAGGAGCAGACGCGGGGTGTGGAGTGCCGCAAGGACTCCGGCGTCGTGGACGAGATCCCGGGTGCGTACAAGCCGATCGAGAAGGTCATCGACCAGCAGCGCGACCTGGTCGAGGTCGTCGCGAAGCTCAAGCAGGTCATCTGCGTGAAGGGCTGA
- a CDS encoding DUF3558 domain-containing protein: protein MAYVPGAVLIAALVAGCSAGDEGDASATDSKPGTLTASAAPPGKYRTLPEACRSIPLATLKDLLPGAAQLAEAQQEKVFEGTPTETFDTDRRVGCGWKSDGADASRSIVVDFERVVSYDPSVSDDDRAREVYAKKEAAAHLPSASVAPGDTEKGDAAGSSESPADSSSKSTADASADPKDGTDPAPDPQGSTDGADTGGTADGGTEDGADGGPAENLQPRVLDTLGDSAFLDDLLTTAGSTAQHRTVSVVFRTSNVIVTIEYTAQPALATEVPDSKELQEKAQALGENLVDRFSE from the coding sequence ATGGCGTACGTACCCGGCGCCGTGCTGATCGCGGCACTCGTGGCCGGCTGCAGTGCCGGCGACGAAGGCGACGCATCCGCCACCGACAGCAAGCCCGGCACCCTGACCGCCTCCGCCGCACCCCCGGGCAAATACCGCACCCTCCCCGAGGCCTGCCGCTCCATCCCCCTCGCCACCCTGAAGGACCTGCTGCCCGGCGCCGCGCAACTGGCCGAGGCCCAGCAGGAGAAGGTGTTCGAGGGCACGCCCACCGAGACCTTCGACACCGACCGCCGGGTCGGCTGCGGCTGGAAGTCCGACGGCGCCGACGCCTCCCGCAGCATCGTCGTGGACTTCGAGCGCGTCGTCTCGTACGACCCGTCCGTGAGCGACGACGACCGGGCCCGCGAGGTGTACGCGAAGAAGGAGGCCGCGGCGCACCTCCCCTCGGCCTCCGTCGCACCCGGCGACACGGAGAAGGGGGACGCCGCCGGCTCCTCGGAGTCTCCGGCGGACTCCTCCTCGAAGAGCACGGCGGACGCGAGCGCGGACCCGAAGGACGGCACGGACCCGGCCCCGGACCCGCAGGGCAGTACGGACGGCGCGGACACCGGCGGTACGGCCGACGGCGGCACCGAGGACGGCGCGGACGGCGGGCCCGCCGAGAACCTCCAGCCCCGTGTCCTGGACACGCTCGGGGACAGCGCGTTTCTGGACGATCTGCTCACCACGGCAGGTTCCACCGCACAGCACCGCACGGTGAGCGTGGTATTCCGCACATCGAACGTCATCGTCACCATCGAGTACACCGCGCAGCCGGCCCTCGCCACCGAGGTCCCCGACAGCAAGGAACTGCAGGAGAAGGCCCAGGCACTGGGCGAGAACCTGGTCGACAGGTTCAGCGAGTAA
- a CDS encoding SDR family oxidoreductase: MAASPIAVITGASSGIGAATARQLAAAGFRVVLTARRKDRIEALAAEITAAGHEATAYALDVTDRAAVDEFATAFRGLAVLVNNAGGALGADPVATGDPADWRQMYETNVIGTLNVTQALLPALTASGDGTVVILSSTAGFSAYEGGGGYVAAKHGEHVLAETLRLEIVGTPVRVIEVAPGMVKTEEFATTRFRGDEEKAAKVYAGVDAPLTADDVADTITWAITRPSHVNIDLLVVRPRAQASNSKVHRTV, from the coding sequence ATGGCCGCATCCCCCATCGCCGTCATCACCGGAGCGAGCAGCGGCATCGGTGCCGCGACCGCCCGGCAGCTGGCGGCCGCCGGCTTCCGCGTCGTGCTGACCGCCCGCCGCAAGGACCGCATCGAGGCGCTGGCCGCCGAGATCACCGCCGCGGGCCACGAGGCCACGGCCTACGCCCTGGACGTCACCGACCGTGCCGCGGTCGACGAGTTCGCCACCGCGTTCCGCGGCCTGGCCGTCCTCGTCAACAACGCGGGCGGCGCACTCGGCGCCGACCCCGTCGCCACCGGCGACCCCGCCGACTGGCGCCAGATGTACGAGACCAACGTCATCGGCACGCTCAACGTCACCCAGGCCCTGCTCCCCGCCCTCACCGCGAGCGGCGACGGCACCGTGGTCATCCTCTCCTCGACCGCGGGCTTCTCCGCCTACGAGGGCGGCGGGGGCTACGTGGCCGCCAAGCACGGCGAACACGTCCTGGCCGAGACCCTCCGCCTGGAGATCGTGGGCACCCCGGTCCGCGTCATCGAGGTCGCCCCCGGCATGGTCAAGACGGAGGAGTTCGCCACCACCCGCTTCCGCGGCGACGAGGAGAAGGCCGCCAAGGTCTACGCGGGCGTCGACGCCCCCCTCACCGCCGACGACGTGGCCGACACGATCACCTGGGCCATCACCCGCCCCAGCCACGTGAACATCGACCTCCTGGTGGTCCGCCCCCGCGCCCAGGCCTCCAACTCGAAGGTGCACCGCACGGTCTGA
- a CDS encoding Mut7-C ubiquitin/RNAse domain-containing protein: MNGPEIHFEVAPGLRLFVAHNRRQGRTAVTTDGSSTLGHVVESLGIPLTEAGQLLVDGHPVPVSHVPAAGELVEVRAVRRPQQVPGAPLRFLLDVHLGTLARRLRLLGVDAAYESEDIGDPALATRSAKERRVLLSRDRGLLHRREIWAGAYVYSDQPEAQLRDVLERFAPALAPWTRCTACNGPLTAADKDSVGARLEHGTQRSYDVFARCTECDRVYWRGAHHARLEAIVTEAVRDFGGTADAG, encoded by the coding sequence GTGAACGGACCCGAGATCCACTTCGAAGTCGCCCCCGGACTACGGCTCTTCGTCGCACACAACCGCCGGCAGGGCCGGACCGCCGTGACCACCGACGGATCGTCCACCCTGGGCCACGTCGTGGAATCGCTCGGAATCCCCCTCACCGAGGCCGGACAACTCCTCGTCGACGGACACCCCGTGCCCGTGTCCCATGTCCCCGCGGCCGGCGAACTGGTCGAGGTGCGGGCCGTACGACGTCCGCAGCAGGTGCCGGGCGCGCCCCTGCGATTCCTGCTCGACGTCCACCTCGGCACGCTCGCGCGGCGGCTGCGGCTGCTCGGGGTCGACGCGGCCTACGAGAGCGAGGACATCGGGGACCCCGCACTGGCCACCCGCTCCGCGAAGGAGCGGCGGGTCCTGCTCTCCCGGGACCGGGGGCTGCTGCACCGACGGGAGATCTGGGCGGGGGCGTACGTCTACAGCGACCAACCGGAGGCACAGCTGCGGGACGTACTGGAACGGTTCGCTCCGGCGCTCGCCCCCTGGACGCGGTGCACGGCATGCAACGGACCGCTGACGGCGGCGGACAAGGACTCGGTCGGCGCACGGCTGGAACACGGCACGCAGCGCTCGTACGACGTCTTCGCCCGGTGCACGGAGTGCGACCGGGTCTACTGGCGCGGCGCCCACCACGCCCGCCTGGAGGCGATCGTCACCGAAGCGGTCCGCGACTTCGGCGGCACCGCCGACGCCGGTTAG